The Kordia sp. SMS9 genome window below encodes:
- a CDS encoding pitrilysin family protein, whose product MKKIIYLLGTVFLLSISGLQSVAAQSQQSASNTLEINEIVNTIPTNPNVKMGKLSNGLTYYIQNNGKPENKVELRLVVNAGSILEDEDQLGLAHFMEHMNFNGTKNFKKNELVDYLQSIGVKFGAHLNAYTSFDETVYILPIPSDDPEKLEKGFQIIEDWAHNALLTDEEIDNERGVVLEEYRLGKGADERMLQKYLPKIMYGSKYAKRLPIGKKEVLETFKYESLRRFYKDWYRPDLMAVIAVGDVDVKVLEEKIKSHFGKIPAAVNPKPRMTHDVKNHEETLIAIETDKEASFARVQVLFKDLGVPEKIKTEADYRKQIIENLFSQMINNRLSELTESENPPFVFGSSYHGGTWARTKEAYQSTAMSAPDGQLTALEALLEENERVRKYGFGQGEFERAKKTVLARLERAYKDRNKMESSRIVGGYVRNFLEGSPIPGMEWTYKFFNEQLPMIKLEEINTLINQFIRDTNTVIVLTGPEKEDAPKITEAQVLEVLKKVKTKDVQPYEDKAVGNSLISNLPDPGKVINKSTNPSIGVTTMNLSNGARVIYKKTDFKNDEILFSAYSLGGTSLYNDEDYKTIGFANGGLAEAGVNGFSKVDLRKMMSGKIARVSPYIGSYREGFNGSATPKDLEELFQMTHLYFTKLNKDQKAYNSFIKKQKGFLTNMMKSPQFYFQFEMGKFMNDKNPRYQGFPTPEMMDASDYDLAYEKYQERFADAGDFNFYFVGNVDEQKLQEYAEKYLASLPGKNSNEQPKYSSFRPLTGSHTKIIEKGTDPKSSVQIIFNGEAQYNSKDARAMQFLGEILSIKLIEKLREEEGGVYGASARGSIRSHPYGWYNMRISFPCGPENVDKLKTAALGELQAIIDNGPTEKDLNKVKEAALLENKEDVKKNRFWLRYLNSTDYTKRNPNRILKFEESVNGITVKDVQDIAKKYLAGDYIVGIHNPEK is encoded by the coding sequence ATGAAAAAAATTATTTACTTGTTAGGGACTGTGTTCCTATTGAGTATAAGTGGTTTGCAAAGTGTGGCAGCACAATCGCAGCAAAGTGCTTCAAACACCTTGGAAATAAACGAAATAGTCAACACCATTCCGACCAATCCGAATGTGAAGATGGGGAAGTTGTCTAACGGGCTTACCTATTATATTCAAAATAATGGAAAACCTGAAAATAAAGTCGAACTGCGTTTGGTTGTGAATGCAGGTTCTATTTTAGAAGATGAAGACCAATTAGGATTGGCGCATTTCATGGAACACATGAATTTCAATGGAACTAAAAATTTTAAGAAAAATGAATTAGTAGATTACCTGCAAAGTATCGGAGTCAAATTTGGCGCGCACTTAAACGCATACACCAGTTTTGATGAAACCGTGTATATTTTACCAATTCCAAGTGACGATCCAGAAAAGCTAGAAAAAGGCTTTCAAATTATAGAAGATTGGGCGCATAATGCGTTGCTAACGGATGAAGAAATTGACAATGAAAGAGGCGTAGTTTTAGAAGAATACCGCTTAGGAAAAGGCGCGGACGAACGTATGTTGCAAAAGTATTTACCAAAAATCATGTACGGATCTAAATATGCAAAACGTTTGCCAATTGGTAAAAAGGAAGTGTTAGAAACGTTCAAATATGAGAGTTTACGTCGTTTTTATAAAGATTGGTATCGACCAGATTTAATGGCAGTAATCGCTGTAGGTGATGTAGATGTAAAGGTATTGGAAGAAAAAATAAAATCGCACTTTGGTAAAATTCCTGCGGCGGTGAATCCAAAACCACGCATGACGCATGATGTAAAAAATCATGAGGAAACGCTAATCGCTATTGAAACGGACAAAGAAGCTTCTTTTGCAAGAGTGCAAGTGTTATTTAAAGACTTAGGCGTTCCAGAAAAAATTAAAACGGAAGCTGATTATAGAAAACAAATCATTGAAAATTTATTTTCGCAAATGATCAACAATCGTTTGAGTGAATTGACAGAATCTGAAAATCCACCATTTGTATTTGGTTCAAGTTATCACGGAGGAACGTGGGCGCGCACTAAAGAAGCGTATCAATCTACCGCAATGTCTGCACCCGATGGACAATTGACTGCGTTAGAAGCTTTATTAGAAGAAAACGAACGCGTTCGTAAATACGGTTTTGGTCAAGGTGAATTTGAAAGAGCTAAAAAAACTGTTTTAGCAAGATTGGAAAGAGCCTATAAAGACAGAAATAAAATGGAATCTTCGCGTATTGTAGGAGGATATGTGAGGAATTTTTTAGAAGGATCGCCAATTCCGGGTATGGAATGGACTTATAAATTTTTCAATGAGCAATTGCCAATGATTAAATTGGAAGAAATTAACACGCTGATCAATCAATTCATACGAGATACCAATACTGTAATTGTATTAACTGGTCCTGAAAAAGAAGACGCGCCAAAAATTACAGAAGCGCAAGTGTTGGAAGTGTTGAAAAAGGTGAAAACCAAAGATGTACAACCGTATGAAGACAAAGCGGTTGGAAATAGTTTAATTTCTAATTTACCAGATCCAGGAAAAGTAATTAATAAAAGTACAAATCCATCGATTGGCGTTACGACAATGAACTTGAGTAATGGCGCAAGAGTAATCTATAAAAAGACCGATTTTAAAAACGACGAAATTTTGTTTTCTGCCTACAGTTTAGGAGGAACTTCTTTATACAATGATGAAGATTACAAGACGATTGGTTTTGCAAATGGCGGATTGGCAGAAGCTGGCGTAAATGGTTTTTCGAAAGTAGATCTGCGAAAAATGATGTCTGGAAAAATAGCGCGTGTTTCACCTTATATAGGTTCTTACCGAGAAGGATTTAACGGAAGTGCTACACCAAAAGATTTAGAAGAATTGTTCCAAATGACACATTTATACTTCACAAAATTGAACAAAGATCAAAAAGCATATAATTCTTTCATTAAAAAGCAAAAAGGGTTCTTAACAAATATGATGAAAAGTCCGCAATTCTATTTTCAGTTTGAAATGGGGAAATTCATGAATGATAAAAATCCAAGATATCAAGGATTTCCAACGCCTGAAATGATGGACGCGAGCGATTACGATTTGGCGTATGAAAAATACCAAGAACGTTTTGCAGATGCGGGCGACTTTAATTTTTATTTTGTGGGGAATGTTGACGAGCAAAAATTACAAGAATATGCAGAAAAGTATTTGGCGAGTTTGCCAGGGAAAAACTCCAACGAACAACCAAAATATTCTTCGTTTAGACCTTTAACAGGAAGTCACACAAAAATTATTGAAAAAGGAACAGATCCGAAAAGTTCGGTGCAAATCATCTTTAATGGAGAAGCCCAATACAATAGCAAAGATGCGAGAGCCATGCAGTTTTTAGGTGAAATTTTAAGCATAAAACTCATTGAAAAACTGCGTGAAGAAGAAGGTGGTGTCTACGGCGCAAGCGCTCGAGGTAGCATACGTTCTCATCCGTATGGTTGGTACAACATGCGAATTTCATTCCCGTGTGGTCCAGAAAATGTAGACAAATTGAAAACGGCTGCTTTGGGAGAATTGCAAGCGATCATTGACAATGGTCCCACAGAAAAAGATTTAAACAAAGTAAAAGAAGCAGCGTTGTTGGAAAACAAAGAAGATGTTAAAAAGAATAGATTCTGGCTACGTTATTTAAATTCGACAGATTACACAAAAAGAAATCCAAACAGAATCTTGAAATTTGAAGAATCTGTCAATGGAATTACGGTAAAAGATGTGCAAGATATTGCCAAGAAATATTTGGCAGGAGATTATATTGTAGGAATACATAATCCTGAAAAATAA
- a CDS encoding ParA family protein, translating to MGKIIAIANQKGGVGKTTTSVNLAASLGVLEKKVLLIDADPQANATSGLGIDVESVEKGTYQVLEHTANAADVVIETSSPNLSIIPAHIDLVAIEIELVDKDRREYMLRKAIAPIKDQYDYILIDCAPSLGLLTLNALTAADAVMIPIQCEYFALEGLGKLLNTIKSVQKIHNPALDIEGLLLTMYDSRLRLSNQVVEEVQKHFNDMVFSTIIQRNVRLSEAPSYGESIINYDASSKGASNYLSLAHEVIKKNSGK from the coding sequence ATGGGCAAAATAATTGCGATTGCAAATCAAAAAGGAGGCGTTGGAAAAACCACGACTTCCGTTAATTTAGCCGCATCTTTAGGTGTACTTGAAAAGAAAGTATTGCTGATAGATGCTGATCCACAGGCAAACGCAACTTCAGGGTTGGGTATTGATGTGGAAAGCGTTGAAAAAGGTACGTATCAAGTGTTAGAACATACCGCAAACGCAGCAGATGTAGTGATAGAAACAAGCTCTCCAAATTTGAGCATCATTCCTGCACATATTGATTTGGTAGCGATTGAAATTGAATTGGTCGATAAAGACAGACGCGAATACATGTTGCGAAAAGCAATTGCACCAATCAAAGATCAGTATGATTATATTTTAATTGACTGTGCGCCATCTCTGGGATTATTAACTTTAAATGCGTTGACAGCTGCCGATGCAGTTATGATTCCGATACAATGTGAATATTTCGCATTGGAAGGATTAGGAAAACTATTAAACACCATAAAAAGTGTTCAAAAAATACACAATCCTGCGTTAGATATTGAAGGATTGTTACTCACTATGTACGATTCACGCTTGCGATTGTCGAATCAAGTAGTGGAAGAAGTGCAAAAACATTTCAATGATATGGTATTTTCAACCATCATTCAACGAAATGTACGATTGAGTGAAGCACCAAGTTACGGAGAAAGCATTATCAATTACGATGCAAGTAGCAAAGGTGCCAGCAATTACTTGAGTTTAGCACACGAAGTGATCAAAAAAAACAGTGGTAAATAA
- a CDS encoding ParB/RepB/Spo0J family partition protein produces the protein MAKATKKQALGRGLSALLKDPENDISSVSDKNADQVVGNIVELSVDTIEVNPFQPRTNFNEESLRELASSIKELGVIQPITVRKLGFESYQLVSGERRFRASKLIGLETIPAYVRIANDQESLEMALVENIQRADLDPIEIALSYQRLIDEISLTQEQMSQRVGKKRSTIANYLRLLKLDPIIQTGMRDGFLSMGHGRALVNIENTNDQLDIYEMIVSKSLSVRDTEALVKNYKQDKNIDSKAAEKEDVPKFVRKGIRDFSEYFGQNVDVKVGKNGKGKITIPFNSEADFTRIKKLLKGGK, from the coding sequence ATGGCGAAGGCAACAAAAAAACAAGCATTAGGAAGAGGATTGTCAGCATTATTGAAAGATCCAGAAAATGATATCTCATCAGTTTCAGACAAAAATGCAGATCAAGTTGTAGGGAATATTGTCGAATTGTCTGTGGATACGATTGAAGTGAATCCGTTTCAACCGCGTACCAACTTCAATGAAGAATCACTTCGCGAATTAGCATCTTCCATCAAAGAATTAGGCGTTATTCAACCTATTACAGTTCGTAAACTCGGTTTTGAAAGCTATCAACTAGTTTCAGGTGAACGTCGTTTTAGAGCGTCCAAACTCATCGGATTGGAAACCATTCCTGCCTATGTGCGTATTGCAAACGATCAAGAATCGTTGGAAATGGCGTTGGTGGAAAATATTCAACGTGCCGATTTAGATCCGATCGAAATTGCTTTATCCTATCAACGATTGATTGACGAAATCAGCTTAACGCAAGAACAAATGAGTCAGCGCGTAGGAAAAAAACGTTCTACGATTGCCAATTATTTACGTTTATTAAAATTAGATCCAATCATTCAAACAGGCATGCGCGATGGTTTTTTAAGTATGGGACACGGACGTGCGTTGGTAAATATTGAAAACACCAACGATCAACTGGATATTTATGAAATGATTGTTTCCAAATCCTTATCCGTTCGCGATACGGAAGCATTGGTTAAAAACTATAAACAAGATAAAAATATTGATTCAAAGGCTGCTGAAAAAGAAGATGTTCCAAAATTTGTGCGCAAAGGAATTCGTGATTTCTCTGAATATTTTGGACAAAATGTAGACGTGAAAGTAGGGAAAAACGGCAAAGGAAAAATAACCATTCCGTTCAATTCTGAAGCCGATTTTACTCGAATCAAAAAATTACTAAAAGGTGGGAAATAA
- a CDS encoding DUF5683 domain-containing protein has product MGNKIIIVLCLVFFTCQLSWAQEKKEEETQAPKEEKATEAAKKEESVLKVENATIVEEKKVLDPLSPSKAAFYSAILPGLGQAYNKKYWKIPIVYAAMGTGIYFYVTNNKNYNRYRRAYKRRLAGFTDDEFQNIVDSNDALIDAQEFYQRNRDLSLLLTVVAYVLNIVDANVDAHLLQFNVSDDLSLRPHIDQNQIDFNRNLGLTLNFKF; this is encoded by the coding sequence GTGGGAAATAAAATCATCATAGTACTCTGTCTCGTATTTTTTACGTGTCAACTCTCATGGGCACAAGAAAAAAAGGAAGAAGAAACACAAGCACCTAAAGAAGAAAAAGCGACGGAAGCAGCTAAAAAAGAGGAATCTGTTTTAAAAGTAGAAAACGCTACGATAGTGGAAGAAAAAAAGGTGCTGGATCCGTTATCGCCTTCCAAAGCAGCTTTTTACTCTGCAATTTTACCAGGTTTGGGACAAGCGTACAACAAAAAATACTGGAAAATCCCAATTGTATATGCAGCGATGGGAACAGGAATTTATTTCTACGTTACCAATAACAAAAATTACAATCGCTACCGACGTGCGTACAAAAGACGTTTGGCAGGTTTTACAGATGACGAATTTCAAAACATTGTTGACAGCAACGATGCACTCATTGACGCACAAGAATTCTACCAACGAAATCGCGATTTATCCTTATTGCTCACGGTTGTTGCGTATGTGTTAAATATTGTAGATGCCAACGTTGATGCGCATTTGCTACAATTCAACGTAAGTGACGATTTGTCGTTGCGTCCGCATATTGATCAAAATCAAATAGACTTTAACCGAAATCTTGGGTTGACGCTCAACTTTAAATTTTAA
- the dapB gene encoding 4-hydroxy-tetrahydrodipicolinate reductase, with amino-acid sequence MNIALLGYGRMGKEIEKLALSREHTIVHKIQGNIQNYDFKNVDVAIDFSIPTAAFDNITHCIKQQIPVISGTTGWLEKYEEVVKLCETENSAFIYASNFSLGVNIFFEMNAYLAKMMSQLEDYSVSVEEIHHTKKLDAPSGTAITLAEGILQHTNYNDWKLGKAENEDEIPIVAKRIPEVPGTHKITYASAIDSISIKHEAHNRQGFALGAVVAAEWIQGKKGVFSMKDVLNI; translated from the coding sequence ATGAATATTGCTTTGTTAGGATATGGTAGAATGGGGAAGGAGATTGAAAAACTAGCGCTTTCGCGAGAACACACCATCGTTCATAAAATTCAGGGAAACATTCAAAATTATGACTTCAAAAATGTAGACGTAGCGATTGATTTCAGCATTCCAACAGCAGCTTTTGACAATATCACACATTGTATCAAACAGCAAATTCCTGTCATTTCAGGAACCACAGGTTGGCTTGAAAAATACGAGGAAGTTGTGAAACTGTGTGAAACAGAAAACAGTGCTTTTATTTACGCGTCTAACTTCAGTTTGGGTGTCAATATTTTCTTTGAGATGAATGCCTATTTGGCGAAAATGATGTCGCAATTGGAAGATTACAGCGTGAGCGTAGAAGAAATTCATCACACCAAAAAACTTGATGCACCAAGTGGAACCGCCATTACACTGGCAGAAGGAATCCTACAACATACCAATTATAATGATTGGAAATTAGGTAAAGCAGAAAATGAAGATGAAATTCCAATCGTAGCCAAACGCATTCCCGAAGTGCCAGGCACACACAAAATTACCTATGCATCTGCTATTGACAGTATTTCCATCAAACACGAAGCACACAACCGACAAGGTTTTGCGTTAGGTGCTGTAGTAGCCGCCGAATGGATTCAAGGAAAAAAAGGCGTATTTAGCATGAAAGACGTGTTAAACATATAA